In Anomaloglossus baeobatrachus isolate aAnoBae1 chromosome 2, aAnoBae1.hap1, whole genome shotgun sequence, the DNA window cctttgctgggatgccagagtcactgcatttcactgaattattttgccatcaatgttcgatatgtttgtgacaagaaataaattgttagtaagacactggcagtaaaagatagtaaagctcatcacagcagccagtttctccaggccttagtggaaaaagttctgcaagattacaaactcaaaaaagaacaggttcttgctattgtaatgaacaatgcttcaaacatgataagtacaattaagctgatgaatgagagtaatgaacaacagctagaagaaaatttaggattcagtatgtgtgagatggaaggccacagcgctgttcatgtaactgaggaacaaacagatattacaacagaagaacagcaaaatgatactttaggattagatgatcttgttgaagctgcttcaaaacactttcatattaatcacatgcgctgtgttgtgcacaagctgcagctggcaataagagagagtctgcaagagggaccccggtttcaaacatccgtcttttcgccggtttggcggatgcggcgcactccagtacaatgtatacaatacaatggcagcgcgacaaacgatggtcacatgctttcatgtgacccggaagttgtggcgctgccactgtactgtatcgtactgtactggcgtgcgccacatccgccaaaccggcgaaaagccggatgtgtgaaactgggcggacatgctggaaatctgattgcaacagtgaggaagttggttattgccgccagaacccctaaaattgattccatcttgaagagacgtgctgggaaaggggcaattgttgatcaagccattcgatgaggcagcacttatttaatgactgagcgattgcttgaactaaaatagtttcttatagatatggtgaaccctcaagtaaccttaaatgaaggtcaatggacacaggtggctgaatggaaggaattgcttaatcacccatttaccttgactaaaaaattacaagctgaggatttaactcctggcattttcataagggagtggaagaacttagaatactgtgtacaattctggtcaccgatatataagaaggacatagctgaactggagagggtgcagagaagagcgaccaagattattagaggaatgggtgggctgcaataccaagataggttattaaacttggggttatttagtttggaaaaacgaaggcttaggggggatctaatcacaatgtataaatatatgaggggacagtacagagacctttccaaagatctttttacacctaggcctgcgactggaacacgggggcatccgctacgtcttgaggaaagaaggtttaataataatcacagacgaggattctttactgtacgagcagtgagactatggaactctgccgcatgatgttgtaatgagtgattcactactaacatttaagcagagcctggatgcctttcttgaaaaatttaatattaccagttatgtatattagattttatgacagggtattgatccagggaactagtctgattgccggatgtggagtcaggaaggacatttttccccattggaacttgtttgccacattggggtttttttttgccttcctctggatcaacatgttaggctacgggttgaactagatggacttagagtctcccttcaaccttaaaaactatgatactatgaacttgctattttgcctgtcccaaagaggaggttttctgcttcaatgaaactgagagaaacacagctattggaaaataaaatccttctggcagctgtttatgtggacccaagtcatcatatactgcttgatgatcaatagcttactagtctgaaactcaggagtccgctcccggctggatgtggcctaaggagccgtgcccgcagatgctgactcgtgggatctatgggccttggcggtgacctcctatctctatcggtgggctgttgtcttctatgagggacgttgggtgggacaggacctctagtcctggcctcaatcgggtaattaaccaagccgctggtttccggtcctggcttcagggtccgagtaccctctctgtgctacggtttccgggtctgtTCCCCGTGttcgtaccagcgggctacaaccctgtcccggtccacctcggttctgccgagccgtcttcccgtctcctgacggagaccaccgtctgtctcctagccaaggcaccagggctccatccctggtaccgttcaacttgaaccttatctgctggagctacacctagctccagcccacctcctttcaacttgaactaccaaatttaactgcttgttttccctccctgggctgtctagaccccggggtgggcgtttccaaccacctggtcccgcccactggtgtgtctatctttccctaagggggggtgactagggtttctggttggctgtgtgtttcctgtgTGAGGGGTTggcgttatgcgggggcctatctgtgactacctggttttgccagggcatcacactatttcttagaacaaattcatagactgcacaaatgttatttagtatgtttttgttgaaaacttttttgccactttattacatagtgtattacatagtgtattacatagtgtattacatagtgtattacatagtgtattacatagtgtattacatagtgttatatataagtggcaaaaaactgttttcaacaaaaacatactaaataatatttagtatattgcttatatttaagtgaaaactttattgtagtacaatgtgaacatcagacatttaatcatttttatgacacaataatcaagatatttagatagaacataaaatatatttattggaatacaactttagaacacaaaaaaactaataaattgttaatgttatacaatatgtaattatatattatacatgcacacacaagatatatatgtaatctactgtatattacatattgtattacatatttacaatttattagttttttgtgttctaaagttgtattccaataaatatatttatgttctatttaaatatcttgattattgtatcataaaaatgattaaatgtctgatgttcacattgtataaGCAGTCGGAGTTgtggtctgagtcggtgcaagggaaattgaggagtcggagtcgaaggtttggcttgggctgctttcacacatccggtttgagcactgcggctcaatccggctgtgaaacctatgcaacggatgcggtgaaaacaccacatcctttgcatacgttttttacatgcagcccgtccggtttttgccgcttgcggcatgctactgagcatgcgcagtggacaaaaccgcatgcggcggacggatgcggtttttaccgcatccggcgtccatagggatgcattgaaaaatgcgccgcatcgcacggatgcggcgcgatgcggttttttttttgctgcagcaaaaaacgtgccagggaacgttccatccggccgctgcattagCTAAATctaccgcatgcggcaaaaaacggacggaacgcaagcccatgcggcgccaatgcaagtcaatgctgtaaAAAacaaaaccggcggcaaaaaaaacgttttgttttttttcagcagagcgcttggattgtgccgcactgctacagatggatatgtgaaagcagccttaccgactccacagccctggttcagcctgtgcctgatagtgccagtactgcactggctttaccttatataccaaaatcctgatgtttggttcccttttatTACCTGTGAACCTGCTTGGTATTTGAAACAATTGTAAAACAGACACAGTTTTCGTTCTGTTGCAGAATTTTATACTTTGTTATAGGATTACTGTATTGAAACCAAATAGATACGTTAATGCATGTTTCTTGCATCTGTTTGCAGCGGAACGTGCTCTGGATACAATGAACTTTGATGTGATCAAAGGGAAACCTATTCGGATTATGTGGTCCCAGCGTGACCCGTCCCTTAGGAAATCTGGAGTGGGCAATGTTTTCATAAAGAATCTGGACAAATCTATTGACAACAAAGCACTTTATGACACTTTTTCAGCTTTTGGCAACATCCTTTCCTGTAAGGTAAGTTTAGCACCAAATTGTATAACTAGGGTATTTATTTTTTGTAGCACGCAAAGATAGTAATGAATGTCTTTTACAGGTGGTGTGCGATGAGAATGGATCCAAGGGATATGCTTTTGTGCACTTTGAGACACAAGATGCTGCAGATAGAGCCATAGAGAAGATGAATGGCATGCTGCTCAATGACCGTAAAGTGTGAGTCTgtctaaacatatatatatataattttagtaCAGGTTCTGCATGTAAATAAGAATTTTTAAATGCATATTATGGAAGTAAAGAGCAACCCTTGTTACACAGGTAGAATAAAGATATATTTTAGAAAAACACACTTATTTGCTAATTTTATAGCATGCCTTCAAAGGGGTTATCTGGGTTCTAGCAAATAAAGTGTACTTTTAACTATTCAGATTTAAAATCATCCTTATGTGCTCCGTTGTCCTCCAAATCTACATTGTTTCTTCACTCTGGGCTAATTGATAGTCGTATACATCATTGTCTGGTATAATGAGGTTGAAAGAAAGACTGCATTATtttttatgtaccgtatttttcgtttaatACACAATTTTGCACCGGATTACAAGACACACTCCAAATTTACAGAGAAAAAAaagggtccgtcttacaatccggtggtggggcggggtcacaggaggcaggggcggtggtgcaaTAGGGCGATCCTTCAGGTGGTGTGTTAGgtctcccagatgctctgtcgggggtgcgggcttcaaagaaatggtgcccagagccagcgcatgtgcagatgaagCTATCAGCTCagtaagccgagatctcatctgcgcacgagccacctctgggtgccattttcctcaagtccgctgctgggagatcaatgggccggaggcagcgcATGCACAGTTAAtgagctgagatctccatctgcacacgcgacgactctgggcgccattatttgacccACACCGCCAATAGCTTCTGGGATATCCACCGCATCGCTCTACTCCGCACAGCCCCTACAGATCCAGCACAGGgcccattctccaccaccccctggtaagctacattcagattataagacgcacccctcattttcctctcaaatttttgggaggaaaagagcATCTTTTAATcctaaaaatacggtatttttattCTTCAATTCAATGTGTTTTCCTGTTTTGGCGCCAACTTGTTCGACCTCTGAATATAATCTGCACCACTGATGGTCTTGAATTTCTTTTATCATTTTTGGGACTCATCCCTTCTGAAGGATCAGATAACCAGGGTAGAGACAAGGCAGGACTGTCTATTAATCGGCCATCCATTGCTTTAAATGAGTGCTACACGAGAAAATTGTAGCCGTCTGCACCACTCCTTTGTGACTTTGCCCAATTGTGCCGTCCTACAGTTCATTCAcagttccgtttttttttttttttttttgcatatgagtACTTTGTGTTTTGTACAGATAGCACTCATAACTATAATGGTTAAAAGAAAAATTGGCACTACAAGTCTATGggtttggggaaaaaaaattggacagcactcTGCAGTCTGATTGTCACTTACTGTTTCTTACTAGAAACTTATTTTTTCATGAAAATTGGACCATGCATTGTAGAAAATTCCTGATAAaactagttgtttttttttttctcttgtatgtgaaaaaaaaccctgacatctgaatgaagccttaaccccttaacgacccatgacgtactagatacatcatggatcgtgttccggtaagccccgccccctgccgccagcgggcggcggcgatcggcgcacatatcagctgttatcaacagctgatatgtgtgcctgctagccgcaggtggaatcgcttccacccgcggccattaaccccttacatttcgctgccaaagtcttggcagcgatatgtatatgggcgccgccatgacagtgacttaccccgccccctccggaagtcacgtgactttcggcggttgccatggtagcacagggtcatgtgatgacgcctgtggctaacatgagtcacttcctctcaatgccggaatacagccggcattgaaagtgaagcagcaaatctgcagttctcagctctgtagctgagatctgcagattgtgcaaagcgatcagattgctgatcgcaatagccccctagggggactagtaaaataaaaaaaaaagtaaaaaaaaaagttttaaaaaataaaaaaacctaaaagttcaaatcacccccctttcaccccattgaaaattaaagggttaaaaaaataaaaaatacacacatatttggtatcgccgcgttcagaaatgcccgatcaaaatataaaatcaatgaatctgatcagtaaacggcgtagcggcaaaaaaattccaaacgccaaaattacgttttttggtcgccgcaaattttgcgcaaaatgcaataacaggcgatcaaaacgtagcatctgcgcaaaaatggtaccgttaagaacgtcaggtcaagacgcaaaaaataagccatcaatgagcctcagatcctgaaaaatgagaacgctacgggttttggaaaatggcacaaaacgtgcgccacgtttttcggacaagcttgtgaattttttttaaccccttagatacaagtaaacctatacatgtttggtgtctataaactcgcaccgacctgaggcatcatacccacacatcagtgttaccatatagtgaacacggtgaataaaatatcccaaaaactattgtacaatcccactttttttgcaatttttccgcacttggaatttttttgccattttccagtacactatatggtaaaacttatggtttcatttaaaagtacaactcgtcccgcaaaaaacaagccttcatatggcaagattgatggaaaaataaaaaagttacgcctctcggaagaaggggagcaaaaaacaaaaacgcaaaaacggaaagtgcccgggggctgaaggggttaatataataataataataataataataagatttattcatttatatagcgctgttaattccacagcgctctacatacattggcaacactgtccccattggggctcacaatctagagtccctatcagtatgtgtttggagtgtgggaggaaacccatacaaactccttgcagatgttgtccttggtgggaattgaacccaggaccccagcgctgcaagactgcagtgctaaccactgagccaccacaagactgcagtgctaaccactgagccaccatgccgcccaatgTGAGTTGGATAATCTATATTACGGAGTCCTAATTCAACTTTGTTTTCTTTGTCATGCAGGTTTGTTGGTCGCTTTAAATGCCGTAGGGAGAGGGAAGCAGAACTTGGAGCCAAAGCCAAGGAATTCACAAACGTTTACATCAAGAATTTTGGGGAAGATATGGATGATGAACGGCTAAAGGAGACTTTCAGCAAATACGGTAACTGCGTGAAATTCTGAACCCATAAAGTCACCACTTGCTTCTGGCTTAGTGTGTGCTGTGGATAACTCTGTGAGCTCCTTGGCTCTGCCCATGCATGTGGGCTTTTGGTTTCACGCGTATGCCGTGGTTAACCTAATGAGTTCTGACTCCGCTCCCGCATGTGGGCGCCGGGTATCAAGCGTGTGCCGTGCACCTGCATGCTGTGACCCTGTAACCTTTGTGGTTAACTGGTGTCTCTTGGCTGCAGGGAAGACCCTGAGCGTTAAAGTGATGACTGACCCCAGTGGCAAGTCCAAAGGGTTTGGCTTTGTCAGCTTTGAAAAACATGAAGATGCAAATAAGGTAAGAGCTCCCCTGGAGGACCAGGCAGACAaagactgtctgcaggggagagcCAGGCACTTGGGAGCTCTGCAAAAAGTGGTGATTGAATGTGGGGGAAACGGGACTATAATTTTTCTCTTAACGTTATAATTTTTTTAATAGGCTGTAGATGACATGAACGGGAGGGATGTCAACGGAAAAGTGATGTTTGTAGGCAGAGCCCAGAAAAAGGTGGAGCGCCAAGCAGAACTGAAAAGACGGTTTGAACAGTTAAAACAAGAGAGGATTAGCCGCTATCAGGTATGCATTGAATTTCTTATAAATACATTAGATAGGACTGACTTTACAATCTGTGAGACTCTGTATAACATGTAGTCTGCTCATTGAAATCCCTTCTTTCTATGCTTATTAGTTATGTATGCAGCCCTCTTCAGCTCTCCCTGTTAACATGCTTGCAAAAGGCTGTCTGTCACCAGTTAGAACTGTTCTCTGAACTTTTAACCTCTTAGcaacccatgatgtactgggtacattgTGGATCGTGTGACGTTAATCCCTGTTCCCTGTGCGATCCGCACACATAGCTGATTTCAACAGCGGACATGTGCCTGCTAGTCGactgtggaatcgcttccacctgcgactatcaaccccttacatctcgctgccaaaatctagcagcgagatgtatatgtgccCCGCCGTTATCATAACTTACCccacccccattggaagtcacatgATGTGTTCACGTGACTTtctgtggttgccatggtagcacagggtcatgtgatgacgcctgtagctaacctgagtactttctctcaatgccggaatagtgcCGACaatgagagtaaagcagcatatctgcagatctccgctctgtagctgagatatggaagagcaatcagacagctgaccgttatagtcccctaagggacctagtaaaattaaaaaaaaaagttgttaaaaaattaaaaaaaaacaaaaaacctaaaagttcaaagcacccccctttcgccccattgaaaactaaagggttacaaaaatatacacatttggtatcgctgggtACAGAAATACCGATCTATcaaaattataaaatcaattaatctgattgttaaacggcatagcggcaataaaattccaaactccaaaattacgttttttttggtggctgcacattttgcgcaaaatgcaataactcgatcaaaacgtagcatctgtgcaaaaatggtacagttaaaaacgtctgctcgaggcgcaaaaaataagccatcactgagccatagataccgaaaaatgagaacgctacgggtttcggaaaacgtgcaccacttttcttcggcgctccattgggagacccagacgattgggtgtatagcactgcctccggaggccacacaaagcattacactaaaaagtgtaaggcccctccccttctggctatacaccccccgtgggatcacgggctcatcagttttcaagctttgtgcgaaggaggtcagacatccacgcatagctccactgtttagtcagcagtagctgctgactatatcggatggaagaaaagagggcccatactagggcccccagcatgctcccttctcaacccattcctattggcggtgtttgttaaggttgaggtacccattgtgggtacggaggctggagcccacatgctgctttccttccccatccccctgaggggctctgaggaagtgggatcttaccggcccccaagccctgaggccgggctccatccacagacccgtagaacctgctggatacggagctgggtaccgttcagggacaaggccctgcaacattcaggtactctgtgtccccgtatggacaggccgcgcacactccagacttgctgggtgtgctagtgcgccggggacagtagcgctgtgcgctggggttacagtcactgcagtttctctgagggactttttgtgttggggactgccgcgccggccgcccctggagcggcggcgcggctgagacttgtggtgcgccggggacttagcgccgaccgtgcttttacgacggcggcgcttataaatctagtccccggcttttgcggcctagctccgcttcgttcccgcccccaccctgtcaatcagggcaagggagagacgctgtacgatagtcagcgccgagggctggagtcttatttacatactccagccctctcactgagcacagtggggcgcaggtttcccgcactttgtctgcacacgcccagggcccgcccctctccacaggac includes these proteins:
- the PABPC4 gene encoding polyadenylate-binding protein 4 isoform X2; translation: MHTATSSYPMASLYVGDLHPDVTEAMLYEKFSPAGPVLSIRVCRDMITRRSLGYAYVNFQQPADAERALDTMNFDVIKGKPIRIMWSQRDPSLRKSGVGNVFIKNLDKSIDNKALYDTFSAFGNILSCKVVCDENGSKGYAFVHFETQDAADRAIEKMNGMLLNDRKVFVGRFKCRREREAELGAKAKEFTNVYIKNFGEDMDDERLKETFSKYGCR